The proteins below come from a single Aegilops tauschii subsp. strangulata cultivar AL8/78 chromosome 6, Aet v6.0, whole genome shotgun sequence genomic window:
- the LOC109735186 gene encoding uncharacterized protein: MKRAHKVVLAQPAAAAAATPPRPLPRAPRPVRGDGGEAFRASQRYQSLLQDYKELLKETAAKKNRLHLEKLKKQRLSAEVKFLRRRYKSMSENPSQTAVYRLKNPAMAPTSRTAVWVDHHRPVQAVGSSSKGHQPAQQQRQHQVPRSSPVIDLNEACELSSSEETEEFHGYQETVRADKVNRYLLEGNVVAGPSDSKMPAFWDARNSAAARAAGKRKISWQDQLALRV, translated from the exons ATGAAGAGGGCTCACAAGGTGGTCCTGGCccagccggcggcggcggcggctgcgacgCCTCCTCGGCCGCTGCCTCGAGCGCCCCGGCCCGTCCGCGGCGACGGGGGAGAGGCGTTCAGGGCGAGCCAGAGGTACCAGAGCCTCCTCCAGGACTACAAGGAGCTCCTCAAG GAAACTGCCGCAAAGAAGAACAGATTGCATTTGGAGAAGCTGAAAAAGCAAAGGCTTTCGGCTGAAGTCAA GTTTTTGCGAAGAAGGTACAAATCTATGTCAGAAAATCCATCTCAGACTGCTGTTTATAGATTGAAGAACCCGGCAATGGCGCCTACTTCCCGGACCGCGGTGTGGGTTGATCACCACCGGCCCGTTCAGGCTGTTGGGAGTTCAAGCAAAGGTCATCAGCCCGCGCAGCAGCAAAGGCAGCATCAGGTTCCGCGGTCGTCTCCGGTTATTGACCTCAACGAGGCTTGTGAGCTG AGTTCCTCCGAGGAGACGGAAGAATTTCATGGTTACCAGGAGACTGTTAGGGCGGACAAGGTGAACAGGTACCTGTTAGAGGGCAATGTTGTCGCCGGTCCTAGTGACTCGAAAATGCCGGCGTTCTGGGATGCCCGGAACTCTGCGGCGGCGCGCGCCGCCGGGAAGAGGAAAATCTCATGGCAGGATCAGTTGGCTCTTAGAGTATAG